In one window of Spartinivicinus marinus DNA:
- a CDS encoding cupin domain-containing protein — MEDVIIWNNYFGLLFDDSKSNFPSRLFGYQTFDKSQPITVKIDNAGACFGYVYAGQLTVLDNLVSWQLQREQWFHIPAGCQLILQPFSKVVICQRLGYRGMHIMGGPIEQTGRLRYIDGCTDSLLCSPPLAGDPCLNLLHFPTNITQTQHTHPSVRAGMIVRGCGVCCTEKDTIELHEGMIFIIPTGAVHNFKTTQQSMDVIAYHPDSDWGPTHEEHPMINRTWVGGKKIVN; from the coding sequence ATGGAAGATGTAATAATATGGAATAATTATTTTGGGTTATTATTTGATGATAGTAAAAGTAACTTCCCTTCACGGTTATTTGGTTACCAAACTTTTGATAAAAGCCAGCCTATTACTGTCAAAATAGATAATGCAGGAGCTTGTTTTGGGTATGTCTATGCAGGTCAGTTAACAGTATTGGATAATCTCGTTAGTTGGCAATTGCAGCGTGAACAATGGTTTCATATCCCTGCAGGTTGTCAATTGATATTGCAACCTTTTTCTAAAGTTGTTATTTGTCAGCGGCTTGGTTATCGAGGTATGCATATAATGGGGGGGCCTATTGAGCAAACAGGACGACTTCGTTATATAGATGGCTGTACAGATAGCTTACTTTGCAGCCCTCCGTTGGCAGGCGACCCATGTTTGAACTTATTGCACTTCCCAACGAATATTACTCAAACCCAGCATACTCATCCCAGCGTTCGGGCAGGAATGATTGTGAGAGGGTGTGGTGTGTGTTGTACAGAAAAGGATACGATTGAATTGCATGAAGGCATGATATTTATAATTCCTACTGGTGCGGTACATAATTTTAAAACAACGCAGCAGAGTATGGATGTAATCGCCTATCATCCAGATAGTGATTGGGGGCCAACCCATGAAGAACACCCAATGATCAATCGTACTTGGGTCGGTGGTAAAAAAATAGTTAATTAA
- a CDS encoding PilZ domain-containing protein — translation MEKLRLNDHRRYPRTKVQWSGVIKYRDHIIEVTTVDISVQGIMVESSFKVKTNQHAMLMLNCNFNNKKAVLYAKTRVKQIRVSQYKFNLILIFEEISPKFRNFIDNFVSASQNF, via the coding sequence GTGGAAAAATTAAGACTTAATGATCACCGGCGTTACCCCCGAACCAAGGTTCAATGGTCAGGTGTTATTAAATACCGAGACCATATTATTGAAGTGACTACAGTTGATATTTCCGTACAAGGGATAATGGTAGAGTCCTCTTTTAAAGTGAAAACTAATCAACATGCTATGTTAATGTTGAACTGTAATTTTAATAATAAAAAAGCAGTTCTCTACGCTAAGACTAGAGTTAAGCAAATACGAGTCAGTCAATACAAATTTAATTTGATATTAATATTTGAGGAAATTTCGCCTAAATTTAGGAATTTTATAGATAATTTTGTGTCAGCTAGTCAGAATTTTTGA
- a CDS encoding phosphatidate phosphatase App1 family protein: MFYTIRLYTTLILCSIYIFLTTYGHASSIKAHNKLADGQAVSNIKSDEYVQFFRSSAWFDETSQLWYLPIHGWVYEPEKSIIRKQLIARSLKAKYGLSVTSQQTEKNFDRRVNLLIADNERNKTIIIKIEKQHYTLPKSLPNGHFQDIITLTQSQVDQLQQNNQIIFSAAINSKDKRNFYGAVSLIPPEGISVISDIDDTIKVTQVTDHTKLMNYTFFQDFIPTAGMPALYQSWAQQGITFHFVSSSPWHLYQPLAEFADTAGYPWASYSLKYIRFKDETLLNLFKKGTETKPQQIEAILKVYPKRKFILVGDSGEQDPEVYGELMRQYPKQIIKAFIRNVNNSLATENRYKKAFSGINGDKWQLFKDPKEVQVLSFLNKN, translated from the coding sequence ATGTTTTATACAATCAGGCTTTATACAACACTGATACTTTGCAGTATTTATATTTTTTTAACTACTTATGGGCATGCTTCTTCCATTAAGGCTCACAACAAGCTTGCTGATGGTCAAGCAGTTTCCAACATAAAATCTGATGAATATGTACAATTTTTCCGCAGTAGTGCATGGTTTGATGAAACATCACAGCTCTGGTATTTGCCCATTCATGGCTGGGTTTATGAACCAGAAAAAAGTATCATTCGGAAACAGCTAATTGCTAGATCCTTAAAAGCAAAGTATGGTCTATCTGTAACATCTCAACAAACTGAAAAAAACTTTGATAGACGAGTTAACCTGCTAATTGCTGATAACGAAAGAAATAAGACAATTATTATCAAGATAGAAAAACAACATTATACTCTACCAAAGTCTTTACCCAATGGTCACTTTCAAGACATTATTACTCTCACTCAATCTCAAGTTGACCAGTTACAGCAAAATAATCAGATTATATTTAGTGCTGCAATAAATTCGAAAGACAAAAGAAACTTTTATGGAGCTGTAAGCCTGATTCCCCCTGAAGGTATATCTGTTATAAGCGATATCGATGACACAATCAAAGTAACTCAAGTTACAGACCATACTAAGTTAATGAACTATACCTTTTTTCAGGATTTTATCCCCACTGCTGGTATGCCAGCTTTATATCAAAGCTGGGCGCAACAAGGGATAACCTTTCATTTTGTTTCTTCTAGCCCATGGCATTTATATCAACCGCTGGCCGAATTTGCAGACACAGCAGGCTACCCTTGGGCCAGTTATAGCTTAAAATATATTCGTTTTAAGGATGAGACTTTATTAAATTTATTTAAAAAAGGCACTGAAACCAAACCCCAGCAAATTGAAGCTATTTTAAAAGTTTATCCTAAGCGTAAATTTATTTTAGTAGGTGATAGTGGCGAACAAGACCCTGAAGTTTATGGTGAGTTAATGCGCCAATATCCTAAACAAATAATAAAAGCGTTCATCCGCAATGTGAATAATTCTTTAGCAACAGAGAACCGTTATAAAAAAGCTTTTTCTGGAATTAATGGTGATAAATGGCAATTATTTAAAGACCCAAAAGAGGTTCAAGTTCTATCATTCTTAAATAAAAATTAG
- a CDS encoding TIGR00266 family protein codes for MNQWYFSIDGKQSGPVDDAMAKVMVRENPGSYCWKQGFSDWLPVYEVPELRRMKKDGVTPFPPPPANMMSPKPTALPQVAGQTSTNVATPASQTAIQPQTTAKATQASAGFGSAQYTEGIDYKIYGTETQFLELELDPKESAVAEAGAMMYKTSGVEMETIFGDGSQQQSSGFMSQLMGAGRRLITGESLFTTVFTQTGSGKGKVAFGAPFPGTILPISLPDYHGKLICQKDSFLAGAKGVEIGLHFQKKILTGLFGGEGFILQKLEGDGLVFVHMGGTVHKIELGIGETLHVDTGCLAAMTESVDYDIQRAGGIKTMLFGGEGFFFATLTGPGTVWLQSLPFSRLAGRMLAAVPGGGRSQGEGSLLGGLGDLFGDSRR; via the coding sequence GTGAACCAATGGTACTTTTCAATTGATGGGAAGCAGTCAGGACCAGTTGATGATGCAATGGCCAAGGTGATGGTGAGAGAAAATCCTGGTTCTTATTGTTGGAAGCAAGGTTTTAGCGACTGGTTGCCAGTTTATGAAGTACCCGAGTTACGTCGTATGAAGAAGGATGGTGTGACACCTTTTCCGCCACCACCAGCAAATATGATGTCACCTAAACCCACGGCATTACCCCAGGTTGCGGGACAGACTTCAACTAATGTTGCGACACCGGCGAGTCAAACAGCAATACAGCCACAGACCACTGCTAAAGCGACACAGGCATCGGCAGGTTTTGGTAGTGCCCAATACACAGAAGGTATTGATTATAAAATATACGGCACAGAAACTCAGTTTCTTGAACTGGAGTTAGATCCAAAAGAAAGTGCTGTTGCAGAGGCGGGTGCCATGATGTACAAGACATCAGGTGTAGAAATGGAAACTATATTTGGTGATGGCAGCCAACAACAAAGCTCAGGCTTTATGAGCCAGCTAATGGGAGCAGGGAGAAGGCTAATCACAGGAGAGAGCTTATTTACCACCGTATTCACTCAGACTGGCTCTGGCAAAGGTAAAGTAGCTTTTGGTGCGCCATTTCCTGGCACTATATTGCCTATTTCTTTACCGGATTATCATGGCAAGTTGATTTGCCAAAAGGATAGCTTTTTAGCAGGGGCTAAAGGTGTTGAAATTGGCTTACATTTTCAAAAGAAAATTTTAACCGGGCTATTTGGCGGTGAGGGTTTTATTCTGCAAAAGCTAGAAGGGGATGGGTTAGTATTTGTTCATATGGGGGGGACTGTCCATAAAATTGAACTAGGCATAGGTGAAACATTGCATGTAGATACTGGTTGTTTAGCTGCAATGACGGAAAGTGTAGATTACGACATTCAGCGTGCAGGTGGTATTAAAACAATGCTCTTTGGTGGTGAAGGCTTCTTTTTTGCTACTTTGACAGGCCCTGGTACTGTTTGGCTACAAAGCCTACCATTCTCCAGGTTGGCAGGTAGAATGCTAGCTGCTGTACCGGGTGGTGGACGTTCTCAGGGTGAGGGTTCACTGTTAGGTGGTTTGGGCGATTTATTTGGTGACAGTCGTCGTTAG
- a CDS encoding S1 family peptidase codes for MADETSPDGKATQLFNEFNKQVYQIRVIDIASGDKSSIGSGFQVSADGYMATNFHVVSSFIHEPEKYRLEYVSHNGVTGPLEVKGVDVIHDLAVLKAKKLAANHFQFRLESIAKGDRIFSMGNPQDLGMTIIEGNYNGLVKNSRFKKILFSGSLNPGMSGGPALDINGNIIGVNVSKATRGEQLSFLVPVQYLNNLVKQVETTVTSDDSKQDKNFKKIIESTLHKDQDEFFKKISSQPFLTDSFGDLKLPTKLSPTLNCWGHSVDDEEIKYNSFHQHCKLDDQIYIDNDFYTGDFSYDYEWLTTSKLNPLQFYDALEQRYSHIKLYNSSGKKHTTAYQCKSDFVNIAESSWKISSCFRAYKSYKGLYDALLLMALVDRNDKAAILKIGAAGISKQNATLLFKKFMESIEWQH; via the coding sequence TTGGCTGATGAGACTAGTCCTGATGGTAAGGCAACCCAGTTATTTAATGAGTTTAATAAGCAAGTTTATCAAATACGTGTAATTGATATTGCATCAGGAGACAAGTCAAGCATAGGTTCTGGCTTTCAAGTGAGTGCAGATGGGTATATGGCCACTAACTTTCATGTAGTTTCCTCTTTCATTCATGAGCCTGAAAAATACCGACTTGAATACGTCAGTCATAATGGTGTGACAGGTCCTTTAGAGGTGAAAGGGGTTGATGTTATTCATGACTTGGCTGTGCTTAAAGCTAAAAAGCTGGCAGCTAATCATTTTCAGTTTAGGCTTGAGTCTATTGCTAAAGGTGACCGTATATTTTCCATGGGAAACCCTCAAGACCTGGGGATGACTATAATAGAAGGTAACTATAATGGCTTAGTGAAAAATTCTCGGTTCAAAAAAATATTATTTTCTGGTTCGTTAAACCCTGGAATGAGTGGTGGGCCTGCTTTAGATATAAACGGAAATATTATTGGGGTTAATGTGTCAAAGGCAACCCGGGGTGAGCAACTTAGCTTTCTCGTACCTGTCCAATACTTGAATAATCTGGTTAAGCAAGTGGAAACAACAGTAACCAGCGATGACTCTAAACAAGACAAAAACTTTAAAAAAATAATTGAAAGTACATTGCATAAAGATCAGGATGAGTTTTTTAAAAAAATTTCAAGTCAACCATTTTTGACTGATAGCTTTGGTGATTTAAAGTTACCTACCAAACTAAGCCCAACATTAAATTGTTGGGGACACTCAGTTGATGATGAAGAGATAAAATACAATAGCTTTCATCAACATTGTAAATTAGATGACCAAATATACATAGATAATGACTTTTACACGGGTGACTTCTCTTATGATTATGAGTGGCTGACTACTAGTAAACTGAATCCACTGCAGTTTTATGATGCATTAGAGCAACGCTATAGCCATATCAAGTTATACAACTCATCAGGTAAAAAACATACGACTGCATATCAATGCAAATCAGACTTCGTGAATATTGCAGAAAGTTCTTGGAAAATTTCCAGCTGCTTTCGTGCTTATAAAAGTTATAAAGGGTTATATGACGCATTATTACTTATGGCCTTGGTTGATCGCAATGATAAAGCAGCCATTTTAAAAATAGGGGCAGCTGGCATTAGTAAACAGAATGCAACGTTACTCTTTAAAAAATTTATGGAGTCAATAGAGTGGCAGCACTGA
- a CDS encoding FHA domain-containing protein, which translates to MAALIIQTGIRHGRVAEVVKSRSDSLTIGRGFNNDLVLVDPYIAANQLCFRQREGEWFVDIIDETNPILINGQIIVDNTQVQSGDRLRVGRTSITVYLDNHQVEPTRKLLLSGWLHHDNLGILLPTLVLLGVCFLDAGVDFLQVSARYEWKEYVFYSLIGALIITIWAAVWSITGRLLRHEHHFSSQLLITSVAAGVYTLLEPISSYIEYATNSIFAGEVTAIFFVLVVLTGVLKFNLMFATNIVRSTTAALVASISATIFIHTMNYLEQTDHSNRPEYSSVLKAPFAHISGDSSIDEYFQELEGEFEQLKLE; encoded by the coding sequence GTGGCAGCACTGATTATCCAAACAGGTATAAGACATGGTCGCGTAGCGGAAGTGGTAAAAAGCAGAAGTGATTCGTTAACTATTGGTCGAGGGTTTAATAATGACCTGGTCTTAGTCGATCCTTATATCGCTGCTAACCAGCTTTGTTTTAGACAGAGGGAAGGGGAGTGGTTTGTTGATATTATAGATGAAACTAACCCTATATTAATCAATGGACAAATTATAGTTGATAATACCCAAGTTCAATCGGGTGATAGATTAAGAGTTGGACGAACCAGTATAACAGTATATCTTGATAACCATCAGGTTGAACCGACACGTAAATTATTGCTTTCTGGCTGGCTGCATCATGATAATTTAGGAATATTACTACCGACACTGGTTTTGCTCGGGGTATGTTTTTTAGATGCAGGTGTTGACTTTTTACAAGTGTCTGCACGTTATGAGTGGAAGGAGTATGTGTTTTATTCGCTTATTGGTGCTCTGATTATAACTATTTGGGCAGCAGTATGGTCAATCACAGGTCGGTTACTCAGGCATGAGCACCACTTTTCTAGTCAATTATTAATTACAAGTGTGGCTGCAGGCGTGTACACTTTATTAGAGCCAATAAGTAGTTATATAGAATATGCAACTAATAGTATCTTTGCTGGCGAGGTTACAGCTATATTTTTTGTATTAGTAGTATTAACTGGTGTATTAAAATTTAATTTGATGTTTGCTACTAATATAGTAAGAAGTACCACCGCTGCATTGGTAGCGAGTATAAGTGCTACTATTTTTATACACACAATGAACTATTTAGAGCAAACTGACCACAGTAATAGGCCTGAGTACTCAAGTGTACTAAAAGCACCATTTGCACATATAAGTGGTGACAGCTCAATCGATGAATATTTTCAAGAGTTAGAAGGGGAATTTGAGCAACTGAAACTAGAATAG
- a CDS encoding GNAT family N-acetyltransferase, which produces MTMIRPFMPADMNAVLNIWLEASIQAHDFVNSDFWHSKLNLMQEVYIPSSETYVYEDAEGIKGFFSLYNNTLAAIFVNPSDQGSGIGQQLLLKAKSLRNKLDLTVYRDNKKSIKFYQQNDFTTIKEQIDKHTGMIEILMTYNPTDDTRLTKN; this is translated from the coding sequence ATGACAATGATACGTCCCTTTATGCCAGCAGATATGAATGCTGTATTGAATATTTGGCTGGAAGCTTCTATTCAAGCACATGACTTTGTAAACTCTGACTTTTGGCACTCTAAATTAAACCTAATGCAAGAGGTCTATATACCATCATCTGAAACATATGTGTATGAAGATGCTGAAGGTATTAAAGGCTTTTTCTCACTGTACAATAACACTTTAGCCGCTATATTTGTGAACCCTTCTGATCAAGGCAGTGGAATTGGACAACAGTTATTATTAAAAGCAAAATCATTACGCAATAAATTAGACCTCACTGTATATCGAGATAATAAAAAGAGTATTAAATTCTATCAGCAAAATGACTTTACTACTATAAAAGAGCAAATTGATAAACATACTGGCATGATTGAAATTCTAATGACTTATAATCCAACTGATGATACACGGCTTACCAAAAACTGA
- a CDS encoding PhnA domain-containing protein has protein sequence MNTEQALHARSESKCELCGTTEQLGVYEVPPSSNGNAEECILLCNTCHTQIENPDSVDTHHWRCLNDSMWSQVPAVQVMAWRMLTRLKNEGWPQDLLDMLYLDDKTLAWAQATGEGNSSSDTVKHLDSNGALLEAGDTVTLIKDLNVKGANFTAKRGTAVRGISLVPDNPEQIEGRVNGQQIVILTKFVKKSSPR, from the coding sequence ATGAACACTGAACAAGCATTGCATGCCCGTAGTGAGTCTAAATGTGAGTTGTGTGGAACAACTGAGCAATTAGGCGTATATGAAGTTCCTCCCAGCTCCAATGGTAATGCTGAGGAGTGTATTCTGCTTTGTAATACGTGCCATACCCAAATTGAAAATCCTGATTCAGTTGATACACATCATTGGCGGTGTTTGAATGATAGTATGTGGAGCCAGGTACCTGCGGTACAGGTAATGGCATGGCGTATGCTCACTCGCTTAAAAAATGAAGGGTGGCCTCAAGACTTGTTAGATATGCTTTATCTAGATGATAAAACCCTAGCCTGGGCACAAGCCACTGGAGAGGGAAATAGCAGTAGTGATACAGTAAAACATTTGGATAGTAATGGTGCTCTGCTGGAAGCAGGTGATACAGTCACTCTGATCAAAGATTTAAATGTAAAAGGTGCTAATTTTACCGCTAAGCGAGGTACAGCTGTACGTGGAATATCTTTAGTACCTGATAACCCTGAGCAAATTGAAGGTCGTGTTAATGGCCAACAAATTGTAATCCTGACTAAGTTTGTTAAAAAATCTAGTCCTCGTTAA
- a CDS encoding protein tyrosine phosphatase family protein: MNSIKNYIQLRDNIATSGQPKRGQFQIIADAGYETVINLAMPDHAESIPEEGSIVTSLGMAYLHLPIPFDKPLPKQVKQFCQIMASIKDTKIWVHCIMNYRVSAVPVDELKHCIALSLKYHLIKHLPMLGV, translated from the coding sequence ATGAACTCAATAAAAAATTATATTCAACTACGAGATAATATAGCAACTTCAGGCCAGCCTAAAAGGGGGCAATTTCAGATAATAGCTGATGCAGGTTATGAAACTGTCATTAATTTAGCAATGCCTGATCACGCCGAGTCTATTCCTGAAGAAGGAAGTATTGTTACCAGCTTAGGCATGGCATATCTACATTTACCTATCCCTTTTGATAAGCCATTACCCAAACAGGTCAAACAGTTTTGTCAAATTATGGCATCAATAAAAGACACAAAAATATGGGTACATTGTATAATGAACTACCGCGTTTCAGCCGTTCCAGTAGATGAACTAAAACATTGTATCGCCTTATCATTAAAGTATCACCTTATCAAACACTTACCTATGTTGGGAGTATAA
- a CDS encoding substrate-binding periplasmic protein gives MMIKALVLALLGMTSVFHVQSGVPVIVLADNSYPPYSYEVNGEAAGIYTDILLHAFRQMTEYNIEIHPVPWKRGLKQLELGESFALYPPYLRKETRPYIDPYSTPILAEKIVLVCREEIFVENKRVNWPEDFSGLTIGRNSGFEMFSDYFWKFAEKNRIKVEEARGNHLNILKLLKKRIPCYVNDKISILWGLEKLKQSGEYKPAIHGNIKQGPVLSSEWGYLGYTNRGLEHYPFKKDFIKKLDSILTQMRKNGLIDKIVNNYIK, from the coding sequence ATGATGATAAAAGCACTAGTATTAGCTCTATTAGGTATGACATCTGTATTTCATGTACAATCGGGCGTTCCAGTTATAGTACTAGCAGATAATTCTTATCCTCCTTACTCTTATGAAGTAAATGGAGAGGCTGCCGGCATATATACTGATATCTTATTACATGCTTTTCGTCAAATGACTGAATATAATATAGAAATTCACCCAGTTCCCTGGAAACGTGGCTTAAAACAACTAGAACTAGGTGAGAGTTTTGCTTTATATCCTCCCTACCTCAGAAAAGAAACTCGCCCTTATATTGACCCTTATTCAACTCCCATTCTGGCGGAGAAAATTGTTCTTGTATGCCGAGAGGAAATCTTTGTTGAAAACAAAAGAGTTAATTGGCCAGAAGATTTCTCAGGATTAACTATTGGCCGCAATAGTGGTTTCGAAATGTTCAGTGATTATTTTTGGAAATTTGCAGAAAAAAATAGAATAAAAGTGGAAGAAGCAAGAGGCAATCATTTAAATATACTTAAACTATTAAAAAAACGAATACCATGCTATGTCAATGATAAAATATCAATTCTTTGGGGGCTCGAAAAGCTAAAGCAATCTGGTGAATATAAACCTGCTATTCATGGGAATATCAAACAAGGACCCGTTTTGAGTAGCGAATGGGGCTACCTTGGTTACACAAATAGAGGCCTTGAACATTATCCATTCAAGAAGGACTTCATAAAAAAACTTGATTCTATTCTAACTCAAATGAGAAAAAATGGTTTAATCGATAAAATTGTTAACAATTATATTAAATAA
- a CDS encoding GFA family protein, producing MYKASCHCGNVNITVNNLPSTVTSCNCSICNRIGSLWAYYQPEEVQVNIKNEPTRTYLWGDKFLELHHCSICGCTTHYASTEKCEEQRVAINGRMFNLETIQSIPVKKFDGADSWRFID from the coding sequence ATGTATAAAGCCTCTTGCCACTGCGGTAACGTTAATATTACAGTTAATAATTTGCCCTCTACTGTCACCAGCTGTAATTGCTCAATCTGTAATCGAATAGGCTCTTTATGGGCTTATTATCAGCCTGAAGAAGTTCAAGTCAATATCAAAAATGAACCCACAAGAACTTACTTATGGGGTGATAAGTTCCTTGAATTGCACCATTGCAGTATTTGTGGCTGCACAACACATTATGCCTCAACTGAGAAGTGTGAAGAGCAACGGGTTGCAATTAATGGAAGAATGTTCAATCTTGAAACTATTCAATCAATTCCAGTCAAAAAATTTGATGGTGCCGACTCTTGGCGATTTATTGACTAA
- a CDS encoding Vat family streptogramin A O-acetyltransferase: MKGPNPDDKEPMKGFPQVGYLKNFITSENIIIGDYTYYDDPNGPERFEQNVLYHFPFIGDKLIIGKFCAIAKDVTFIMNGANHKTSGFSTYPFQIFGNGWEKVMPKEGELPYKGDTVIENDVWIGYDSTIMPGVNIGNGSIIASKSVVTKDVPAYSIVGGNPAKIIKFRFDDNTINELLKIAWWNWDAETITANLEAIVDCDLTRLLAVDNSR; the protein is encoded by the coding sequence TTGAAAGGGCCAAACCCTGATGATAAGGAACCAATGAAAGGTTTTCCTCAAGTTGGTTATTTAAAGAATTTCATCACTTCAGAGAATATTATTATTGGTGATTACACTTATTACGATGATCCAAATGGACCAGAAAGATTCGAGCAAAATGTACTTTATCACTTCCCATTTATTGGGGATAAGTTAATTATTGGAAAGTTCTGCGCCATTGCCAAAGATGTAACCTTTATAATGAATGGTGCCAATCACAAAACTTCTGGCTTCTCTACCTATCCATTTCAAATATTTGGTAATGGTTGGGAAAAAGTTATGCCAAAGGAAGGAGAGCTACCCTACAAAGGCGATACCGTAATAGAAAATGATGTTTGGATTGGTTATGACTCAACCATTATGCCAGGAGTTAACATAGGTAACGGTTCCATTATTGCCAGTAAGTCCGTTGTAACTAAAGATGTTCCTGCATACAGTATCGTAGGAGGTAATCCAGCCAAAATAATAAAATTCAGGTTTGATGATAATACTATAAATGAGCTGTTAAAAATTGCTTGGTGGAATTGGGATGCCGAAACAATTACAGCAAATTTAGAAGCTATTGTCGATTGTGATTTAACTCGCTTATTAGCTGTAGATAATTCAAGGTAA